The Metallosphaera hakonensis JCM 8857 = DSM 7519 genome includes the window GGTACGGTAAGCCGGTGAACGGGTTGGGTAGTTCGGCCAAGGGGAGCTCGTGGAACTACGCCACCGCGACCACGAAGTATCAGGGAATGGTGCTCCTCCTGGCCTTCGTTCCCCAAGTTAACGGGATGACCAAGGACGAGATCGTGAAGTTCCTCGTGGAGCAAATTGCGGGAATGGGCTTCAAGGTGAGGCTCGTAACCCTGGACGCGGGCTTCTACACCGTGGAAGTCCTCAGGTTCATATCGCAGTTCAAGTACGTGATAGGAGTCCCCGTGGGGGACGTGAAGATATACGAGGAGTTCGACGGGGAGTACGCGACCAATAGCAAGAGACGTAAGAAGGAAGAGCAGGTCAACTTCAGACTTCTGGTGTATGGTAAGGAAATCGTTAAGAAGAAGAGGAAGACCGTGGTGTACTTCGCGAGGGCGACCAACCTCAACCTAACCAAGAGGGAAGTGCTGAAGCTGTACAACAAGGTTAGGGGTCCCATTGAGACGTCTTACAGGAACATCAAGGCCTTCCTTCCCTTCACGAGCTCCACCAAGTTCGTCTTCCGCGAGTTGATCTTCGTGCTGGCCATGGTCTTCTACTCGCTTTACACCGTGTTCAAGGACGTCATGAGAAGGGAGGAGTTCAGGTTGCTGCTCATCCTCTGCTTTCTAGACGATCTATCGGGTCTCAAGGATTTTATATTTACTCTTGAGAAAACACTTAATAACAAGATAGATTTATTTTTACGGAGGTGATTTTGGGTCTACCGTCACGGACAGGGCTTTGGGGTTTCCAGTACCCTTCACGGAATACCTTCATC containing:
- a CDS encoding ISH3 family transposase; translation: MVTPGLPHQNNLQQIGYKLLSMLTFKGRRAEEVARVLVSACLWKDSVEGRSNGYNVSPQTVRNYVEEQGNEVVEKLLESMRRISMEMLKGVKEVDVSIDWTTKTWYGKPVNGLGSSAKGSSWNYATATTKYQGMVLLLAFVPQVNGMTKDEIVKFLVEQIAGMGFKVRLVTLDAGFYTVEVLRFISQFKYVIGVPVGDVKIYEEFDGEYATNSKRRKKEEQVNFRLLVYGKEIVKKKRKTVVYFARATNLNLTKREVLKLYNKVRGPIETSYRNIKAFLPFTSSTKFVFRELIFVLAMVFYSLYTVFKDVMRREEFRLLLILCFLDDLSGLKDFIFTLEKTLNNKIDLFLRR